CATGGCTCAGGCAGGGCGTTCAAGGCGTTGCAGGCGCAGCTCACTCACCGAGGCGATGGTCTCAAAGTCGGCGTCGAAACTCACCAGCAATGCGTTGTGGTGCAGAGCCACGGCGGCCACCAGGAGGTCGAGGCTGAGAACCGTCTGACCGATCTGGCGGCAGGCCTGGCCCAGGTCGATCGCCCGCTGCCACAGATCTGCAGGGGTGGAGAGCGTGGGCAGGGTGGCGAACTGGGCTGTCAGTTGGTGGGTTTCGTCTGGACGGGCTGAACGCAGCATCTCAAAACGCACCGGTTCCGCCAGGTGGGCCTCAGGGTCGAGCACGAAGGGCGCGATGAACTGTTTGAGGGGGGCCGGGCTCCTGGCACGGGTGAAGTCGATCCACAGGCTGGTGTCGAGCAGCAGGGTCATGGAGCGAACTCCTGGTTCCGTTGGCGCTCGCGCTCTTGGTCGGCCTCGTAGCTCTCCAGCTGCACGCCCCATTCGCCGCTGAGAAATCGCTGAGCGATCTGGGCGCGACGGTGCTGCTGCAGGGCCTCCTCCATCAGGCGGCGGATGGCGGGCCCCTTCTTGCGCTCGCCCGTGAAGTCCAGGATTTCGGCCATCTCAGTGTCCGAAAGTTCAACGGTCACTTTCATGGTTTCAGCCTCCTCGAGTCCGACCTTGCAAGCAGTTTATGCGGATTTTGATGTTGGACTGGTGATCGGGATTGAGTAGGGCCGATCAGTAGGCCTGGTTGTCTGGCGCCTGGAAACCCCCGTTCACCTCCTGATCCACCAGGGCGTCGAGGGTCACGGCCGAGCGCACCAGGGCTTGGTAGCGCTGCACCACGCGGCGGTTGCGTTCGATCCAGTTGCCGGGATCGCCGCTGGGCAGGCCCGTGCCGTCGCCGGCCAGCAGCTCCAGGTCTTTTTGCTGGGCCAGCAGGGCCAGCACCAGGTCGTGGATGCGCTGGCGGCGGTCGCTCATGGCTGGGTCCAGTGGCACAGGCCGGCCATCATGGCTGCAGTGACCGTGGGGCGCCCTGGCTCAGCAGGCCGTGTTGGAGGTGGTCGGCACCGATGCCGGGGGGGTGGCTGCGCTGCCGGCCCGCAGCCTCGCCTTGGTGCGAGCTGCCCAGCTGCTGCTTGCCCCCCAGCGTCTGCTGACGGAGCTTGGCCCTTGGTGGCAAGAGGAGCAGGGGGCCGGCCGCATCCCGGCGGGTAGCCCCTGCCCCCAGCTCCTGGCCAGCGACCAGCCGGAGCAGATTTTCGGCCCGCTGCAGCAGGCCCTGGCAGCCGGCCGGCCGGCGGTGCTGCTCGCTAGTGGCGACCCCCTCTGGTTTGGCATCGGCCGCCTGCTGCTGCAGCGCTTTCCGGCGGCCCAGCTGCGCTTTCATCCCGCCCCCTGCTCGCTGCAGCTGGCCTTTGCCCGCCTCGGCCGCCCCTGGCAGGACGCCAGCTGGATCAGCCTGCACGGCCGCGACCCCGAACCCCTGGCCGCCGCCCTGCAGAAACGGCCTGCCGCCCTGGCGGTGCTCACCGACCCAAGCCGCGGCGGCGCCGAGGAGGTGCGGCTGATCCTGGCGGCCTCTGGCCTGGAGGCGGCCTATGCCTTCTGGCTGTGCGAGCGGCTGGGCCATCCGACGGAGCGGATG
This is a stretch of genomic DNA from Cyanobium sp. Tous-M-B4. It encodes these proteins:
- a CDS encoding PIN domain nuclease, with translation MTLLLDTSLWIDFTRARSPAPLKQFIAPFVLDPEAHLAEPVRFEMLRSARPDETHQLTAQFATLPTLSTPADLWQRAIDLGQACRQIGQTVLSLDLLVAAVALHHNALLVSFDADFETIASVSELRLQRLERPA